The Spirochaetota bacterium genome has a segment encoding these proteins:
- a CDS encoding HD domain-containing protein — MAKNAQFNVNDRYVSPMQNMNLDIAIPENILPTILNIAGRFRDAGFQCYLIGGSVRDLILGNEIYDYDFATDARPEEITRLFRKTIPTGIKHGTVSVLADQWQFEITTYRSDGKYIDGRHPDSVSFSNDLRIDVDRRDFTINGLAFDPLTGELIDHVEGLRDLQSGIIRTIGDPIMRFTEDGLRPIRACRFASKLNFTIEEKTLRAITETLGVVKGVSHERIRDEFLKILESEKPSLGIEYLRTTGLLPLFLPELAECHDVSQNRYHIYDVYYHSVYSCDAAPREHPMIRLAALLHDVGKVPTRHPGEDGDFTFYNHEVVGAKMVKKIMKRLKFSNEQIETVNNLILNHMFHYTDEWTDGAVRRFIRKVGLENIEDLFALRMADRKGNGARKGLPAPINRLKQRIDHVIEQENAFSVRDLNINGTILMEEFGLEPGPIIGMILNQLLETVLDNPELNEREKLTALSREILDRHRPPE, encoded by the coding sequence ATGGCCAAAAACGCCCAATTTAATGTTAACGACCGGTACGTTTCCCCCATGCAGAACATGAATCTCGACATTGCCATCCCGGAAAACATCCTGCCGACGATACTGAATATCGCCGGCAGGTTTCGCGACGCCGGTTTTCAGTGCTATCTCATCGGCGGTTCCGTGCGCGACCTCATCCTGGGCAATGAAATATACGACTACGATTTCGCCACTGATGCGCGGCCCGAAGAGATCACGCGGCTGTTCCGCAAGACGATCCCCACGGGCATAAAGCACGGGACGGTTTCCGTCCTGGCGGACCAGTGGCAGTTTGAGATCACGACATACCGCTCCGACGGAAAATACATCGACGGCCGCCATCCGGATTCGGTCTCCTTTTCGAACGACCTCAGGATCGACGTGGACCGCCGCGACTTCACCATTAACGGGCTCGCCTTTGACCCTCTCACCGGCGAGCTCATCGATCACGTGGAAGGCCTCCGCGACTTGCAGAGCGGCATTATCCGCACCATCGGCGATCCCATTATGCGCTTCACCGAAGACGGCCTCCGCCCCATCCGCGCCTGCCGCTTCGCCTCGAAGCTCAATTTCACCATAGAGGAAAAAACCCTCCGCGCCATCACCGAGACCCTCGGCGTGGTGAAGGGCGTTTCCCACGAGAGGATCCGCGATGAGTTTCTCAAGATCCTCGAATCGGAAAAGCCGTCGCTGGGCATCGAATACCTGCGGACGACCGGACTCCTTCCCCTCTTCCTGCCGGAGCTGGCGGAATGCCACGATGTTTCGCAGAACCGCTACCATATCTATGACGTGTATTACCACAGCGTCTATTCGTGCGACGCCGCCCCCCGCGAGCACCCCATGATACGACTCGCCGCGCTTCTCCACGACGTGGGCAAGGTGCCGACAAGGCATCCCGGCGAGGACGGCGATTTTACCTTTTACAATCACGAAGTCGTCGGCGCCAAGATGGTTAAAAAGATCATGAAGCGCCTCAAGTTCTCCAATGAGCAGATCGAGACGGTCAACAACCTGATCCTGAACCACATGTTTCATTATACCGACGAATGGACGGACGGCGCCGTGCGCCGCTTCATCCGCAAAGTCGGCCTCGAGAACATAGAGGACCTCTTCGCCCTGCGCATGGCCGACCGGAAAGGGAACGGCGCCCGGAAGGGCCTTCCCGCGCCGATCAACCGGCTGAAGCAGCGGATCGACCATGTCATAGAGCAGGAAAACGCCTTTTCGGTCCGCGACCTGAATATAAACGGCACGATTCTCATGGAGGAATTCGGCCTTGAGCCCGGGCCGATAATCGGGATGATTTTGAACCAGCTCCTGGAGACCGTTCTTGACAATCCCGAGCTGAACGAGCGGGAAAAGCTGACCGCCCTGTCCCGGGAAATTCTCGATCGGCATCGACCCCCTGAATAA